A region of Cellulophaga sp. RHA19 DNA encodes the following proteins:
- a CDS encoding reprolysin-like metallopeptidase yields the protein MITKLRLVFSITILFGSFYGIAQQNYWKTGVLEQNSVAKSMQNIDANKAKTFYLDESAFLSKLEESNSSAKGKNVVYFPHNDGELEAFYVEEHAVFAPELALKYPDIKSYVGYGVKNSKERVRFSVSHKGVQSMIVHGDREEAIYMQPSKIKDGQYIVYGADAHQHKDEFVCDTKAVLAANKKASAAKQINDQTLRTYRIAISASGEYTTYHGGTVVDALAAINATLTRVNEVFETDLGIHLELIANTDQVIYTDASTDPYSGSLNTQAQNTFSTVIGSANYDVGHLFHQGPNGGNAGTVGSVCDDNWKGRAYSSRSTPEGDLFDVDFVAHEIGHQFGANHTWSFDSEGTLVQAEPASGSTIMGYAGIADGNNVQANGDDYFHYYSIFQIAEYVSSLSCGVNTSITNNPPVISPLSNYIIPKSTPFVLTGDATDPDTADVLTYTWEQIDNGVVTRSNFGPENPSGANFRSLKPTTKKERYFPKIERVIQGNLTQTNPSEGASWETISDVERDLNFALTVRDNVVGGGQVVSETMNVRVINSAGPFAVTSQSTNQVYQSGSVQQVTWDVAGTSAAPINTETVNIYLSIDSGLSFPTLLAENVVNDGSHIVQIPNVVTTTARIKVMPTNNVYYAINTTNFTINTSDVNLEFEALTYNVCQPNDVLVPFKYTVNNGFDETSTFSVFGAPANLGVNFSVPTADTNNTNVDLTFSNTANVAPGTYEVTVLSNSTSNSTGVVLTLVIGNTTFADVGLISPGNGAMSVNMNQTLSWEENVAYSSYDLEIATDAAFTNIIETKSTPFTYYKPTSLQAETTYYWRVKPKSLCAEGTFGPAYSFTTALVSCAIKEADDLPKTIPTVGTSVLQSKITFLDDLPITDVNVTVDITHSFLSDLTVSLISPQGTRVVLTSNSCGDFQDINAVFDDDSASFVCGSGAGAAIGGTVRPLGSLASLNGESILGEWILEVKDGASSDGGEIKDFNLEICVEGMLRPDADNDGVFDDGDDACLGTPNGVEVDVNGCAVYRFMPDNFAISVASEACTTSNDGEIFIDAIEEINYSVTITGAGVNITQEFTNTLTLDNLNAGIYVLCFTGTDGVKVYEDYCVTVVIKEPDVLSVLSAVTNRTLKLELSGAKLYNVELNGVVVQTTDKTKNLALKNGLNTIKVSTGLECQGMYEKQIYIAANPVISPNPTAGEAIAYLETLTGKVTVAIYTLGGQVLQQKKHTINNGTVTLDVSGLAKGVYVVKFNGAEVNGETKLIKK from the coding sequence ATGATTACAAAACTACGCCTTGTTTTTTCAATAACCATATTATTTGGTAGCTTTTACGGTATTGCGCAACAGAATTACTGGAAAACTGGTGTTTTGGAACAAAATTCAGTGGCTAAATCTATGCAAAATATAGATGCAAATAAAGCAAAAACGTTTTATTTAGATGAATCTGCTTTTTTATCTAAACTAGAAGAGTCAAATTCTAGTGCTAAAGGAAAAAATGTAGTTTACTTTCCTCATAATGATGGAGAGTTAGAAGCTTTTTATGTAGAAGAGCACGCTGTTTTTGCTCCAGAATTAGCTTTAAAATACCCAGATATAAAGTCTTACGTTGGTTACGGTGTAAAAAACTCTAAAGAGCGTGTGCGTTTTAGTGTGTCTCACAAAGGCGTGCAGAGTATGATTGTACATGGAGATAGAGAAGAGGCTATTTATATGCAACCATCTAAAATAAAAGATGGACAATATATTGTTTACGGAGCAGATGCGCACCAGCATAAAGATGAATTTGTTTGTGATACAAAAGCAGTACTTGCAGCCAACAAAAAAGCTTCTGCAGCTAAGCAAATAAATGACCAAACGCTTAGAACGTATAGAATAGCAATTTCGGCTTCAGGAGAGTATACAACATACCACGGAGGTACGGTAGTAGACGCCTTGGCAGCAATAAATGCTACGTTAACAAGAGTTAATGAGGTTTTTGAAACTGATTTAGGAATACATTTAGAGTTAATTGCCAATACAGATCAAGTAATTTACACAGATGCATCTACAGATCCGTACTCTGGTAGTTTAAATACACAAGCTCAAAATACATTTTCTACCGTAATTGGTTCTGCTAATTATGATGTAGGACATCTTTTTCATCAAGGACCAAACGGAGGTAATGCTGGTACTGTAGGTTCTGTATGTGATGACAACTGGAAAGGTAGAGCATACTCCTCTCGTAGTACACCAGAAGGAGATTTGTTTGATGTTGATTTTGTTGCACATGAAATAGGGCATCAGTTTGGGGCTAACCATACGTGGTCTTTTGATTCTGAAGGTACTTTAGTGCAAGCAGAACCAGCTAGCGGATCTACAATTATGGGGTATGCAGGTATTGCAGATGGCAACAATGTGCAAGCCAATGGTGACGATTATTTTCATTATTACAGTATTTTTCAGATAGCAGAATATGTTAGTAGTTTAAGTTGTGGTGTCAATACTTCAATAACTAACAATCCGCCAGTAATAAGTCCTTTATCAAACTATATAATTCCTAAATCAACCCCTTTTGTGTTAACGGGTGATGCTACAGATCCTGATACAGCAGATGTGTTAACTTATACCTGGGAACAAATAGATAATGGTGTTGTAACACGTAGTAACTTTGGACCAGAGAACCCAAGTGGAGCAAATTTTAGGTCATTAAAACCAACAACAAAAAAAGAACGTTATTTTCCAAAAATAGAACGTGTAATTCAGGGTAACTTAACACAAACTAACCCGTCAGAAGGAGCTTCTTGGGAAACTATTTCTGATGTAGAGAGAGATTTAAATTTTGCATTAACAGTAAGAGATAATGTTGTTGGAGGCGGACAAGTTGTGTCTGAAACTATGAATGTGCGTGTTATAAATTCAGCCGGTCCTTTTGCGGTAACATCTCAATCAACTAACCAGGTGTACCAGTCTGGTTCTGTACAGCAAGTAACTTGGGATGTGGCAGGTACTAGCGCTGCGCCTATAAATACAGAAACTGTAAATATATACTTGTCTATAGATTCTGGTTTGTCTTTTCCTACTTTATTAGCAGAGAATGTGGTTAATGACGGGTCGCACATTGTGCAAATACCAAACGTAGTTACCACAACAGCAAGGATAAAAGTGATGCCTACTAATAATGTGTATTATGCTATAAATACAACAAACTTTACTATAAATACGTCAGATGTTAACCTAGAGTTTGAGGCGTTAACCTATAATGTTTGCCAGCCTAACGATGTATTAGTTCCTTTTAAATATACTGTAAATAATGGTTTTGATGAAACCTCTACGTTTAGCGTTTTTGGTGCTCCAGCAAATTTAGGAGTTAACTTTTCTGTGCCTACTGCAGATACAAATAATACCAATGTAGACTTAACTTTTTCTAATACTGCAAATGTTGCTCCAGGCACTTATGAGGTAACAGTATTGTCTAACTCAACATCCAATTCAACTGGGGTTGTTTTAACTCTGGTTATTGGAAACACCACTTTTGCAGATGTAGGTTTAATTTCTCCAGGAAACGGAGCTATGAGTGTCAATATGAATCAGACACTTTCTTGGGAGGAGAATGTTGCATACTCATCTTATGACTTAGAAATTGCAACAGATGCTGCTTTTACTAATATTATAGAAACAAAATCTACTCCGTTTACATATTACAAACCTACTAGTTTACAGGCAGAAACAACTTATTACTGGCGTGTTAAACCAAAAAGTTTATGTGCAGAAGGTACTTTTGGACCCGCTTACAGTTTTACAACAGCCTTGGTTAGTTGTGCAATAAAAGAAGCAGATGATTTACCTAAAACAATACCAACAGTAGGTACATCTGTACTACAATCTAAAATTACTTTTTTAGATGATTTACCAATTACAGATGTAAATGTAACTGTAGATATTACCCATAGCTTTTTAAGTGATTTAACAGTAAGTCTAATATCTCCACAAGGTACAAGAGTCGTTTTAACATCTAACTCTTGTGGCGATTTTCAAGATATAAATGCCGTTTTTGATGATGACAGTGCCAGTTTTGTATGTGGTAGTGGAGCAGGAGCGGCAATTGGTGGTACGGTTAGGCCTTTGGGTTCATTGGCATCTTTAAATGGTGAGTCTATTTTAGGGGAGTGGATTTTAGAAGTAAAAGACGGAGCATCATCTGACGGAGGAGAAATAAAAGATTTTAATTTAGAGATTTGTGTAGAGGGAATGTTGCGTCCAGATGCAGATAATGATGGAGTTTTTGATGATGGTGATGATGCGTGTTTGGGAACACCAAATGGGGTAGAGGTAGATGTTAATGGTTGTGCTGTTTACAGGTTTATGCCAGATAATTTTGCTATTTCTGTAGCTAGTGAAGCATGTACTACTAGTAATGATGGAGAAATTTTTATTGATGCAATAGAGGAAATAAATTATAGTGTTACAATAACAGGTGCGGGAGTTAATATTACACAGGAATTTACCAACACACTTACTTTAGATAATTTAAATGCAGGTATTTATGTGTTGTGCTTTACAGGAACAGATGGTGTAAAAGTATACGAAGATTATTGTGTTACTGTTGTAATTAAAGAACCAGATGTACTTTCTGTACTATCAGCCGTAACAAATCGAACACTTAAATTAGAGCTCAGTGGAGCAAAATTGTACAATGTAGAGTTAAATGGTGTAGTAGTGCAAACTACAGATAAAACAAAAAATCTAGCACTTAAAAACGGATTAAATACAATAAAAGTATCTACAGGTTTAGAGTGTCAAGGGATGTATGAAAAGCAAATTTATATTGCAGCTAATCCGGTAATTTCTCCAAACCCTACCGCAGGTGAAGCAATAGCTTATTTAGAAACTTTGACTGGAAAGGTTACAGTTGCTATTTATACGTTAGGCGGACAGGTATTACAGCAAAAGAAGCATACTATAAATAATGGTACGGTTACATTAGACGTATCTGGTTTAGCAAAAGGTGTGTATGTGGTAAAGTTTAATGGTGCTGAGGTTAATGGAGAAACAAAATTAATTAAGAAATGA
- a CDS encoding bifunctional riboflavin kinase/FAD synthetase, with protein MITIKSISKFDKAHATVITIGTFDGVHIGHKKILERLINSAKLLEIESTVLTFFPHPRMVLQQDSNIKLLNTIEEKEMILSNLGLDFLIIHPFSKEFSRLSAIEFVRDLLVNKLNTKKIIIGYDHRFGRNRNADINDLRNYGTTFDFNVEEITAQEIDDVSVSSTKIRKALAEGDVSKANSYLGYNYMLTGIVTKGKGLGRQLNYPTANIYIKEEYKLIPKNGVYAVKAKLNNSTVFGMMNIGYNPTVNGTEKTIEVNFFNFDGDLYGKKIQVDILDRIRDEVKFNSLDDLKEQLAKDQETATSLIAKL; from the coding sequence GTGATAACAATTAAAAGCATTTCAAAATTCGACAAAGCACACGCTACAGTTATTACTATTGGTACTTTTGATGGTGTGCACATTGGTCATAAAAAGATACTAGAAAGACTCATAAATAGTGCCAAACTATTAGAAATAGAAAGTACAGTACTTACTTTTTTTCCGCACCCTAGAATGGTTTTGCAACAAGATAGCAATATTAAACTACTTAACACTATTGAAGAGAAAGAAATGATACTAAGCAACTTAGGCTTAGATTTTTTAATTATTCATCCTTTTTCTAAAGAGTTTTCTAGATTAAGCGCCATAGAATTTGTTCGTGACCTCCTAGTTAATAAACTCAATACTAAAAAAATTATTATAGGTTATGACCATAGATTTGGACGTAACCGTAATGCAGACATTAACGATTTAAGAAACTACGGCACTACGTTTGATTTTAATGTTGAGGAAATTACCGCACAAGAAATTGATGATGTCTCTGTTAGCTCTACTAAAATAAGAAAAGCACTTGCAGAAGGTGATGTAAGTAAAGCAAATAGTTATTTGGGCTACAATTATATGCTAACAGGTATAGTTACCAAAGGCAAAGGCTTAGGCAGACAATTAAATTACCCCACAGCAAATATTTATATCAAAGAAGAATACAAACTAATTCCTAAAAACGGAGTATACGCTGTTAAAGCAAAACTAAACAACTCTACAGTTTTTGGAATGATGAATATTGGCTACAACCCAACTGTAAACGGTACAGAAAAAACCATAGAAGTTAATTTCTTTAATTTTGATGGTGACCTTTACGGTAAAAAAATACAAGTAGATATTTTAGACCGTATTAGAGATGAAGTAAAATTTAACTCTTTAGACGATTTAAAAGAGCAACTTGCAAAAGACCAAGAAACTGCCACTAGTTTAATTGCTAAACTATGA
- a CDS encoding HTTM domain-containing protein, translating into MNSFLFKKIDNAGLILFRTFFGILISLESFGAILTGWVRTNLVEPTFNFSFIGFEWLTVFTGPGMYAYFVLMGITGIFISIGYKYKYSMLAFAILWTSVYLMQKTSYNNHYYLLMLISWIMVFFPANADNSVDARKKPELRTNKMYAYYKYIIVLQLIIVYTYASVAKLYADWLDFGFIKVLMQNKADYFLIGDFLQLAWVHKIVAVFGILFDLLIIPALLWKPSRKIAFILAIFFHLFNSIVFQIGIFPYLALAFTVFFFEPQKLRNIFFLKEKKHKEYSSAIPKHKTIIIGVWVIYFLFQLGLPIRHHFFKDDVLWNEEGHRLSWRMMLRSRSGSVSFTTVDKNTNKKTRINLNNYLTKKQRRKIGAYPDFIWQFAQHLKQEAKEDGKDIAVYVKSRVSINGKPYQPFIDPTVDLAQEKWHHFKHNNFILPSPK; encoded by the coding sequence ATGAACTCCTTTCTTTTTAAAAAAATAGACAACGCGGGCCTAATTCTCTTTAGGACTTTTTTTGGTATTTTAATTAGTTTAGAGTCTTTTGGCGCTATACTTACTGGCTGGGTAAGAACAAATCTTGTAGAACCTACTTTTAATTTTAGTTTTATAGGTTTTGAGTGGCTAACAGTGTTTACAGGTCCAGGTATGTACGCCTACTTTGTTTTAATGGGTATTACCGGTATTTTTATTTCTATAGGTTACAAGTACAAATACAGTATGCTTGCCTTTGCTATTTTATGGACAAGCGTATATTTAATGCAAAAAACATCGTACAACAACCATTACTACCTTCTAATGCTAATTTCGTGGATAATGGTATTTTTTCCGGCAAACGCAGACAATTCTGTAGATGCTAGAAAAAAACCCGAATTGCGCACTAATAAAATGTATGCTTACTACAAGTATATTATTGTGCTGCAATTAATTATAGTTTACACGTATGCCTCTGTAGCAAAATTATATGCAGACTGGCTAGATTTTGGTTTTATAAAAGTATTGATGCAAAATAAAGCAGATTACTTTTTAATTGGAGACTTTTTACAACTTGCTTGGGTACACAAAATTGTAGCTGTTTTTGGTATTTTGTTTGATTTACTAATTATTCCGGCACTGTTGTGGAAACCAAGTAGAAAAATTGCATTTATACTCGCTATATTTTTTCATTTGTTTAACTCTATTGTTTTTCAAATTGGTATTTTCCCTTACTTAGCTTTAGCTTTCACTGTTTTCTTTTTTGAACCACAAAAGCTTAGAAATATCTTTTTCTTAAAAGAAAAAAAACATAAAGAATACTCATCAGCAATTCCAAAACACAAAACTATTATTATTGGTGTTTGGGTAATTTATTTTTTGTTTCAATTAGGCTTGCCCATAAGGCATCACTTTTTTAAAGATGATGTACTTTGGAATGAAGAAGGCCACAGGCTTAGTTGGCGTATGATGTTGCGCTCGCGTAGCGGAAGTGTTAGTTTTACTACTGTAGACAAAAACACAAATAAAAAAACACGCATCAATCTAAACAATTATCTTACAAAAAAACAACGTAGAAAAATTGGTGCCTACCCAGATTTTATTTGGCAATTTGCACAACACTTAAAACAAGAAGCCAAGGAAGACGGTAAGGATATTGCTGTTTACGTAAAATCTAGAGTAAGCATTAACGGTAAACCATACCAACCATTTATAGACCCAACTGTAGATTTAGCACAAGAGAAATGGCATCATTTTAAACACAATAATTTTATTTTACCAAGTCCTAAGTAA
- the serS gene encoding serine--tRNA ligase, translating into MLQLQAIREQKDEIIIALKKRNIDAAPLLENVLSLDEKRRDAQTKLDNTLAESNKLSKEIGMLFKSGKASEATTLKERTVSLKEESKTLQEELNTVAEQLQTLLYQIPNVPHPSVPAGNTDEDNEEIFREGDIPELIEGALPHWELAKKYDIIDFELGVKIAGAGFPVYKGKGARLQRALIAYFLDKNTAAGYQEIQVPHLVNEISGYGTGQLPDKEGQMYHVTEDDLYLIPTAEVPVTNIFRDTIVNQKDFPITYTGYTPCFRREAGSYGAHVRGLNRLHQFDKVELVRVEHPDNSYAALDGMVEHIKDILRELKLPYRLLRLCGGDLGFTAALTFDFEVFSTAQDRWLEISSASNFEAYQANRLKLRFKDENGKSQFAHTLNGSSLALPRVLAGILENYQTENGIKIPEVLVPYCGFDMID; encoded by the coding sequence ATGCTACAGCTTCAAGCTATTCGAGAACAAAAAGACGAGATTATTATCGCCCTAAAAAAGCGTAATATAGATGCAGCTCCTTTGTTAGAAAACGTACTTTCATTAGATGAAAAACGTAGAGATGCACAAACCAAATTAGACAACACACTTGCAGAAAGCAATAAGTTATCTAAAGAAATTGGTATGCTTTTTAAATCCGGAAAAGCATCTGAAGCAACTACTTTAAAAGAACGCACTGTTTCTTTAAAAGAAGAATCTAAAACATTACAAGAAGAGCTAAATACTGTTGCAGAGCAGTTACAAACATTGTTATACCAAATTCCTAATGTACCACACCCAAGTGTGCCTGCAGGTAATACAGATGAAGACAATGAGGAAATTTTTAGAGAAGGAGATATTCCAGAATTAATAGAAGGTGCATTGCCACACTGGGAACTTGCTAAAAAATACGACATTATAGATTTTGAACTTGGTGTTAAAATTGCTGGTGCTGGTTTTCCTGTTTACAAAGGAAAAGGTGCTAGGTTACAGCGTGCGCTTATTGCTTACTTTTTAGATAAAAATACAGCTGCTGGTTACCAAGAAATTCAAGTTCCGCATTTGGTAAATGAAATTTCTGGTTACGGAACCGGTCAATTACCAGATAAAGAAGGACAAATGTACCACGTTACAGAAGACGACCTGTATTTAATACCTACAGCAGAAGTCCCTGTAACTAATATTTTTAGAGACACCATTGTTAACCAGAAAGATTTTCCTATTACCTACACAGGCTACACACCTTGTTTTAGGAGAGAGGCTGGTAGTTATGGGGCACACGTTCGTGGCTTAAACAGACTACACCAGTTTGATAAAGTAGAACTTGTACGTGTAGAACACCCAGACAATTCTTATGCTGCCTTAGATGGTATGGTAGAGCACATAAAAGATATTTTAAGAGAATTAAAGTTACCATACAGATTGCTACGCCTTTGTGGTGGCGACCTTGGTTTTACAGCTGCTCTTACGTTTGATTTTGAAGTGTTTTCTACTGCACAAGACCGTTGGTTAGAAATTAGTTCTGCTTCTAATTTTGAAGCATACCAAGCAAATAGACTTAAGTTACGTTTTAAAGACGAAAATGGTAAAAGCCAATTTGCACATACATTAAACGGAAGCTCTTTAGCTTTACCACGTGTTTTAGCTGGAATTTTAGAAAATTACCAAACAGAAAATGGCATTAAAATACCAGAAGTTCTTGTGCCTTATTGTGGTTTTGATATGATAGATTAA
- a CDS encoding tetratricopeptide repeat protein, which translates to MRIFILILACCFAQLSVGQNSFLAKQYFDDGDFDKAVIFYEKLVKENPRRSDYQTFLISCYQQLERYSDAEKQIQQNLQSNNPHPVYYIDLGHNYTLQGNDAEATKYYDLAYSKVAENPRDGYGLAYRFQKYSLLEYAAKTYSKAMELNPDLDFNFQLARIYGEQGNVEKMFYSLLNIIGKNPDKMPTVIRSLDDFITSDSDYRNNIILKKLILRNAQRTPDIIWNEMLSWLFIQQKQFNSAFSQEKAIYKRSQESSLRRLQTLANICVDENQKETAQEVYNYIVTNSTREDNIKLYAELQRIELDLELSENKNIEIAQKSYNYLLETYGYKTHTILLQLKYANFLAFKKNNSEEAITVLKKTLELQLNKYEEAKIKMTLADILVYNKRFNEALIYYTQIQKNLKNDILAQNARFKVAKASFYKGDFDWALAQLKVLRSSTSQLIANDAMQLSLLISDNSLQDSTKTALKKYATADLLAYQNKTTEAITTLDDILENHKGEKIEDEALLKQAELLIQQKKYEKAEFNYLKIIEFYASGILADDAHYALGELYRTILYKPEEAKYHYEKIIYGYQDSYYFPLARKEFRKLRGDAIN; encoded by the coding sequence TTGAGAATATTTATACTTATACTAGCCTGCTGTTTTGCACAACTTTCTGTTGGGCAAAACAGCTTTTTAGCTAAACAGTATTTTGATGATGGAGATTTTGACAAAGCCGTAATTTTTTACGAAAAGCTTGTAAAAGAAAACCCAAGAAGATCTGACTACCAAACATTTTTAATTAGCTGCTACCAGCAACTAGAGCGTTATTCTGATGCAGAAAAGCAAATACAACAGAATTTACAGTCAAACAATCCGCACCCAGTATATTACATAGACTTAGGACATAATTACACCCTACAGGGTAATGATGCAGAAGCCACTAAATATTACGACTTAGCATACTCAAAAGTAGCAGAAAACCCCAGAGACGGCTATGGTTTAGCCTACAGGTTTCAAAAATATTCCCTTTTAGAATATGCTGCAAAAACATATAGTAAAGCAATGGAATTAAATCCTGACTTGGATTTTAATTTTCAGTTAGCACGCATTTACGGAGAACAAGGCAATGTAGAAAAAATGTTTTACAGCCTGCTTAATATCATAGGTAAAAACCCAGATAAAATGCCAACTGTAATTCGTAGTTTAGACGATTTTATCACATCAGATTCTGATTACAGAAACAACATCATTTTAAAAAAACTAATTCTTAGAAACGCACAACGTACCCCAGATATTATATGGAATGAAATGTTGAGTTGGCTATTTATACAGCAAAAACAATTTAACAGTGCTTTTAGTCAAGAAAAAGCTATTTACAAACGCTCCCAAGAAAGTAGTTTAAGAAGATTGCAAACATTAGCCAACATTTGTGTTGATGAAAACCAAAAAGAAACTGCCCAAGAGGTCTACAATTATATTGTAACCAACAGCACCAGAGAAGACAATATAAAACTCTATGCAGAACTACAAAGAATAGAGCTAGATTTAGAATTGTCTGAAAATAAAAATATAGAAATAGCACAAAAATCTTACAACTATCTTTTAGAAACTTATGGTTATAAAACGCACACTATACTGCTACAATTAAAGTATGCTAACTTTTTAGCTTTTAAGAAGAATAATTCTGAAGAAGCAATAACCGTTTTAAAAAAGACATTAGAATTACAACTTAACAAGTATGAAGAAGCTAAAATAAAAATGACTTTAGCAGATATACTTGTTTACAACAAAAGGTTTAACGAGGCTCTAATTTACTATACACAAATTCAGAAAAACTTAAAAAATGATATTCTAGCACAAAATGCTAGGTTTAAAGTTGCAAAAGCTAGTTTTTACAAAGGTGATTTTGACTGGGCTTTGGCGCAATTAAAAGTGTTACGCAGCTCTACATCTCAGCTAATTGCTAATGATGCTATGCAATTAAGCTTATTAATTTCTGATAACAGCCTTCAAGACTCTACTAAAACAGCATTAAAAAAGTATGCTACGGCAGATTTATTAGCGTATCAAAACAAGACAACAGAAGCCATTACCACTTTAGATGATATTTTAGAAAACCACAAAGGTGAAAAAATTGAAGACGAAGCCTTATTAAAACAAGCTGAACTACTTATACAACAAAAAAAGTATGAGAAAGCCGAGTTTAATTATCTAAAAATTATAGAATTTTACGCCTCCGGAATTTTAGCTGATGACGCCCATTATGCCTTAGGCGAACTATACCGCACTATTCTTTACAAGCCAGAAGAAGCAAAATACCATTATGAAAAAATAATTTATGGCTACCAAGACAGTTACTATTTTCCGTTAGCCAGAAAAGAGTTTAGAAAACTTAGAGGAGACGCTATAAATTAG
- a CDS encoding DUF4286 family protein, with product MYIYNVTINIEEAAHDKWLSWMKETHIPDMLATGKFTGAKMCKVIIEEEMGGVTYSVQYSTPNKETLEVYYKEDADKLREEANKHFAGQFVAFRTELEVIGEAVLTPAKK from the coding sequence ATGTACATATACAATGTAACCATTAACATAGAAGAAGCAGCACACGACAAATGGTTGTCTTGGATGAAAGAAACACACATACCAGATATGCTAGCTACAGGTAAATTTACAGGAGCTAAAATGTGCAAAGTAATTATAGAAGAAGAAATGGGTGGCGTAACATACTCTGTACAGTACAGCACGCCAAACAAAGAAACTCTAGAGGTTTATTACAAAGAAGATGCAGATAAGTTGCGTGAAGAGGCTAACAAGCATTTTGCGGGTCAGTTTGTAGCTTTTAGAACAGAATTAGAGGTTATTGGAGAAGCTGTACTAACTCCTGCTAAAAAATAA
- the rsmA gene encoding 16S rRNA (adenine(1518)-N(6)/adenine(1519)-N(6))-dimethyltransferase RsmA, with product MSKKKKEFFKKNKAERRNDSPVKAKKHLGQHFLTDEAIAQQIAETLTHKGYTNVIEIGPGTGVLTKYILKHNLNLIAMDLDTESIAYLNQNFLLEHPKLLTRKGTFKVVEADFLKQDLTTIFGDEQFAISGNFPYNISTQIVFKTLEHKEQIPEFTGMFQKEVAERICSKEGSKAYGILSILAQAYYHAEYLFTVPPTVFNPPPKVDSGVLRLTRKENLDIGVDEKLLYRVVKAVFNQRRKTIRNSLKTFELSDNLKEDPIFGKRPEQLAVADFVALTKKIANDTV from the coding sequence ATGTCTAAAAAGAAAAAAGAGTTTTTTAAAAAAAATAAGGCCGAACGCAGAAATGATAGCCCCGTAAAAGCTAAAAAACACCTTGGTCAGCATTTTTTGACAGATGAAGCTATTGCACAACAAATTGCTGAAACATTAACCCATAAAGGGTACACTAATGTTATAGAAATTGGGCCAGGTACAGGCGTGCTTACCAAGTACATTTTAAAACACAATTTAAATTTAATAGCTATGGATTTAGATACTGAATCTATAGCATATTTAAATCAGAATTTTTTGTTAGAGCACCCAAAGTTACTTACACGTAAAGGAACGTTTAAAGTTGTGGAGGCCGATTTTTTAAAACAAGATTTAACCACCATTTTTGGTGATGAGCAATTTGCTATAAGTGGTAATTTCCCGTACAACATATCTACACAAATTGTGTTTAAAACACTAGAACACAAAGAGCAGATACCAGAGTTTACAGGAATGTTTCAAAAAGAAGTTGCAGAGCGTATTTGCTCTAAAGAAGGTAGCAAAGCATATGGTATTTTATCTATACTAGCACAAGCATATTACCACGCAGAATATTTATTTACAGTACCGCCAACAGTTTTTAATCCGCCACCAAAGGTAGATTCTGGCGTACTTAGACTAACACGTAAAGAAAACTTAGACATTGGCGTAGATGAAAAATTACTATACCGTGTTGTAAAAGCAGTTTTTAATCAGCGTAGAAAAACTATTAGAAATAGCTTAAAAACCTTTGAACTTTCTGATAATTTAAAAGAAGACCCTATCTTTGGCAAACGTCCAGAACAATTAGCAGTTGCGGATTTTGTAGCACTTACAAAAAAGATAGCCAATGACACCGTTTAA